Sequence from the Metopolophium dirhodum isolate CAU chromosome 2, ASM1992520v1, whole genome shotgun sequence genome:
TCCCGCCcagagtaaaaaattatatacctatacaacgaGTAAAAATCCTGTAGCGTATCATCAACCGCACAACGTTAGCAGGCGGCAGGTGTATTGCGTTAGTATTTTCACGCGCATAACGAATTAGCTGCAGCAGGTCGTCGGGAGCGAGAGGGCGAGCGGGCGGGCAGGCGGTCAGGCATCGACGGCACTGCATGATACAGAGAACGAGAACCGAAATCCAGTTGCCGCCTCCGGTCGTGTCCCCCGTGGCCCCTTGGACGAACGATTCCCTACCGCACTGCCATAGCCGCCCAACACTCCACCGCCCTCCGTCCACCTCGTTTCGCCAAACGACTGCTACACCACACTCCTAGGCGGTCGCCAACGTCGCCGCCGTTCTACATTCTACGCGCCGCGCCACATCCGTATCGCCGATGGTGTAGTATTTAGGTCACCTTCAAGCGCGCGGACAAGAGTAAAAAAAATCCCGAGCGCCACGTCCGGTCCCTTGCGTCGGTTGTGACCGTCGCTCGAGCTCCCGAAAATTATTGGGTCGAGCTAGTGCGGAGTCCTCGAAAAGGACCGGGGAGTACACCCGAGACACGAAACGCGAACAtgatcgcaaaaaaaaaaattagcttccaaataattgcaaaataCGTTACCTTTGCGCGAGGCGGCAGCTATCCGTTTCGGGCGAAGTCTGACTATGTGTCCAAAGTCACTGCCgagtgacgacgacgacgagtaaTGCGGTGCCACTCACGGTGACGTGCGCGGGCGGGAAGGtagtggtggcggtggtggtggtggtggtggcggcggcggtggcggtgtgTCGTCACTGTCGTGCGGCGGGGCCCCTTACATAACTGGCCCACGTCCAAAGTCGGCCATTTGCACGAGTGTGGATATCCGGCGGCGGTGGCCGCCCGGGCGTGGACGGAGATGACGGTGGACCGGGCCCGTCGTACGGACGACGGACGGACCGGTGGGCAGCTGCAGCCGCAGGAGCACCCGCGAACTTGGGTATCCGGCGCGGACGACGGGCACGGCGAGGCGTCTGCTTCAGACCGAAAGACGGGACATGGGTCCGACGTCGTGGACACGGAAGCGCGGATCACCGGAGCACGGCGCCCAAATAAGATCTTCAAGTCGCGAAACGGCGAAACcgaatgacatattattactaactgCTTAATGcttataccttttttttcccCGTCGGCCGTCTGTACTCTGTAAACCGATGTAAACGGAACCACGATTCCACGATACGGTCGGCAGGATAGACGAGGGGAGAGAACCATTGGTGCTCATACCAACCGAACCCGCGCCGACGAATGTGTCCCCGGCCTGTGGTCGCGCACCACTGGACCGTTCGCAGTGTGGCCAACGGTTCCACCGTCGCAGCAGCAGCCTATCAAAGAATAAATGAAACCCTTTCATTTATTCTGTATTTTATCACTTATTATTGAAAACGAAACCACATCTGTCATGGGTGCGTTCGAAAACTCAACTCTAGTtaactctataaaaaaaaaaaaaaacccaacttCCCTCGGGAACGCAGAGTTAACTCCGTACTATCGTTCTGTAACGCCGAGTTGTTGTACTCCGGGTTAACTCTTTGACCCCGAAAAAATAGGTAAGTGTTTTAACTCCACGGATAATAATGCTTCGAAGATAACAAAATCAACTCTACTCTAACTAAACGTACTCTACTCTAACTATTCATATTCGAACGCACCTATTAGATTATTGGCCCCTGTGTGGGTAAGTATTGGAGCAACTAAGGAGGGTGTACGTGGGCTTTTATACCCCCTTAAAATAAATGCTTTCCatcatattttgattatttttaagaaaatattatcaataaatacaaaaatgtttgtactataCCTATGATAACACTATGACGGTATACTCCATATTGATAGGTACTTCACTGTTCccagctataatataaaatgaaataatcattaccttatctaattttgtataaaacagTTCACAGataacctatacctacctatttttggcacattaatcataataatattagattataatattatattgccgaGATAACTGGGTAACGACATAATTTTTCGCagttcgctcagaatcgtttttagtatataatattgtataataataaaatatcagtgaattcaaatttaacacatctattTAAGTGACCCAGTGGTAAATCCAAGATTTTTTTCGGGAGGGAGGGGTTGATCAATaacaaatttcattaaaaaagaaaaaccatAATACCTGCAAAatgggtattttaaaaataattatattttaaattgtgtagagGGGGTTGATGGGACATAACTATAGTACAGGACACCCAGAAACGTCAGTGTGGTGGCCTATTTAATGACAAGGTTGAAGATacactcaaaattaaaaatgtatacagcaGAACGACTACCCTagtttcctaatttttttttaacttgaaagCAAGAATCAGTAGCGGTTCCAGGGGGGCAAAGCTGTGCattaattttgtgattttctgtcaaattaacacaacaaattccactatattattatgatgactgCAGgagcatttatttttatttctttatcaaGTGTAAATGGTAaatcttatatattaaattttaaattttaatccgtGATCTGATTGATTTGAAGCCAACACACTGTGGGGAATAGGTGTAAATGCGCATGCTCACCATTGATATCACGCGTATGATTGGTACAACCGTTATCACTCGCAATTTATATCACCGCtagttaaatgataaatatgcGACAAGTACAACTGAATGCGGAATAGAACTCAGTTCCCGTGcgacttttatatttataatcatgaCTTTATAACGTCTTTATGATGTCTTAAACACGTAATACATGTTTATAATGCAGttagatatagatatataggcatatagccgTGGATAGGTCGACatacgatttaagatagtatggttgcccatCCATCTGTGATAATGCCTTTATATTGAATCACGGACATTTTCCCCCCGACTGTTTTCGGTGGAGTAGGACATCCCCCCCACTATGTATTTTTGATGCGGACATTTTccctctattttttttaaagttgactatttaataatataatattatttaatataaaattaattaattgtctaatattttcaaatattttaataaatataataaattatagatatctATTTTTGATCAGCTGaactacttgaatcaaattaacaagcaattattaaatagttaattattcaaACTGGTACagtcttaataaaaaaataaatatgaccaaaggctaaaaaatatataagttaagaaataacaaaaggtggataagtggatgtcgctctgctgtacagtaggttacaagtgggtcactgtaatggatggtattaaatttgaatacaatgatataatatcttgtatgagaaaaacgattctgagcgaaaacggtcagtcagcctatgatattaccaagtatatttgatgatattattgtaaataaagtaatttatatataacctatttacgtggagccttgctttaaattttcaatccttagccataaaagttaaacattttatacatttttaactacaaaataattaataaattataaatttaataaatgttgtcaaaatttgaacttttaatgcttataaaaaaaaaattgtgtctatgtatttttaatatttttcaactgctattagatcgatatatcaggagccttatattacattttcacgcttttttacccaacaaataaaattttattgatatgtatagaaaaaaaaagtaaaaaaattgaaaactgacaatgtccgtaaacaactcaaaaagagtcaaaatattttatggtgtatagaaaatgctaatataaacatttaatgaatttttcaagtatctgcagtcattcgttttttaattacaataaaataagaaaattgttacatgagaaatcgagaaaatatcaaatgttgtaaaaatataaatttcagacgctcataaaaatttaatttaagtttcttgtagacattttttttttgataaaggtagacaaacttatgagtaatcttatattacattttcaaatcttagatttaaaaagaaaaatttttatgaattctcaactcaaaataatttgctatttttcgtgatttttccgtattttgtcaacatttgaactttaaatgcttataaataaaaactatgactaaggatttttaatttttttcatctgcctttgaaacaataacctaggagccttctattaaattttcaagcttttttactcaacagataaaattttattgatatttatagaaaaaaaaactaaaaaaattgaaaactgacaatggccgtaaacagctcaaaaagagacaaaatattttgtaaattttatggtgtatagaaaatgctaatataaatattcagttaaaatttcatgtctctacggtcatttgttttagagttacaccaaaaaccaaattcgattttttcaaaaacagaatttgcgtaaaaattcctgtttttccttaatttttcttttgctttcacatcgcttttgaaaactactgggaaatttttacttttgaccacccaaagtaccaactagattcactttcctatcagaaaagttactgttgaagaaaattcaagcacttttactgtcctaaaaggtgatgacagacacaaaaataaaaataaaaataaaaaaaaaaacacacatcattgtagaatcaatacattcatcgcttcgctcagaatctaaaaaaaaacacacatcattgtaaaatcaatacattcattgcttcgctcagtatctaaaagaatcaaaattcaaatgttttttacaaaatgtataatttttatgtcggattaattattaattatattttactttataccaacttatttatttttatttttattgtttcacgTAAGTAGTTCAGTTAatcaaacatatacatttataagtctattatatttatgaaaataaaaactagtttatatattttatattttatttaaaaaaaaaatcatattaaataataaataatatcatattattaaattcaatattataactcaataatttactttaaaaaaatggggAGAAAATATccacatcaaaaatatatcgggggAAAAATGTCCATTTACCCTTTATATTGTGACAGCAgaacatagatattataatatttatgcaaatTAATCCAGAAAtcagtgcgtataatatattatatgttagttTAGCGGTCCAACATATATAAGATATTGAGGCCGTTTGCTTAAATTTTTGCAtagtatgattatatttatatagataatcaGATTATCAATTTAGGTATACCTTTTTAGTATAGACATATAATAGATTCTATTATATGTCTATGCTTTTTATTAGCCTCTATACCTTAGATCCTAAGATCTATTCATGATATTATTCTTCACCGATAAGACGTTATTTTCTATTTAACGTTaaatgtatatctatatatatattatcctgtccatgtttttattatctatggataAGACCCCATCGGCCTCTTTTTAAATGGCTGATGGTAACTTCCACAGATATCTATATAGTGTAGCGAAGTATGTGGTAACTTCACGCCATATCACAGTTAGCAATCTAGATTATTCTatgacaatttaaatatttatgcacggattcataaattatattggaTACGaacacaaatttataaaacaaataattataaaacatgttttttatatCTGTGGATACGAAAAAATGTGCCTTATCAGTAAAATTTTTGAAGTAAGCTCCTTCTCGCATTGCGGCAAGAGCCACTATCGCTTAAATAGGAATTAGGATTGTTATATAGGATATACATCGTGTATAGAACCATAGAGAAGTATACTACATGTATAGGACTGTTCTATCAGTTCTATGGTTAAATGCGTCTGGGAGAATAAGGGAAAAGGAACTAAATTACATTAACACACGTACATAGGATTAGCGCTagcatgaactaagatagttcATGGCGCTAGTAGTCTTGCCGCAGCATGATAAGGTGCTTGCTTCACTTATCATATCAGCTGTACGTTCGTAACTTCGTTCGTATCCACTATTCCATGTAGGTATGTCAACAACTCGTGATACGCATGTCTGTGACGTAAGCACTACTCCAACTGGTTGAGCGGTCGCGTGATTGTGGAGTCTTGGTCGCGGCGGCGGTGGATCAATGAGAAACAGAGAATTGCATACGTCACAGAATATGGCTGGGCGGTGGGTGGATgcgcgatttttttcaaaactggtATATTGctgatatacctatttaatttatcatgaaTTCATGATCTATGGTTGACGGTTGTCGCCTTGTCGGGTTGTATAATGACAAAATTTGTCATGGGCTGTATGagattgaattaaaaattatagatttggCCTTCGATTTCAAGGGCTCAAACTAGTTTAATGTATTTCGTAGTTTACTTAAAAGTCAATTCGGTTTACCGTAATCATtaacaacactataatatttcaacaaccttgaaattgtataatccaataataattaaataaagattgtGAATGCTGATGtttgatactataataatgaatCACTACCTAGGTACTACAACTGTTGTATCCGAATACAATAATCATGTAAATGAATAGGAAAAATTGAAGAACTGTAATTTTTGGCGTTTCgagtaaaataaaacagtaagtTATTGGCATACCATTGGTGATAAATGCAGtgttaatatctattaatttataattatgtagctATGGCGTTAGTAGAGGGTTTTGGTGATGAAGTTATTCAGTTTTTTGGTATACTATTCGTTATTGTACTAATCGTATTGCTATGGATGTCTACACAAGTGGCCGAAATGCAAATATTCCGTGGTGCTGTTTTCATTTTGGAAAGGCGTACAAGAAGACGACACCATGATGCTACAAGGGTTGCACCTTCAGTTCCTAATCAATCTATtagtaagtttattatttattattcttggCTAATTCAATAATGTtgtgtaaacaaaatattcctGAAAAAGCACtagacaattttaattaaaattgggtaatctagtttttaaataagcatattaattaataggtatatattattatacttaaattttgaAGTACTACCTAAGtctttataatatgcatataatttgCATTGTATTTAAACATCGGTGATAGaggatacaaaataaattattaatgataaaaacataattaaccaGTGtctcaaaaaattcaaattttatattttatggaaacaatttgtatattgataataatcttaattaTTCACatttaggttttaaaaataGACATTTTGTGGATGTAACTATGCAatccactattattatttattgatctgGTTATTGATGAGTAACCtgaaacaatttatgtttttgatttaagaggagatttttttattctgcttaatataatttattatacatgtaataagtttaagaaataaattatttcaggCGAACAATCAGCTACAGAAACCGTTCCATTAAATGATGTGATTCAAACAAATTCAACTTTAAGTAATGATAATCCTGAAGATAAAAATGATAATCCTGTTGCTACAAAAAGTGATGTGACTGAACAGTTCGATGAATCTAGTCAAAGCAATGATACCAATGATATTGAAAATGAACCACAGATATATGAAGACTCTATAAGAATACGACTGAAGTATTTAAATGACAATTGTCGTTTAGTTCAAGGCAGGCTACAAGAAACTATTGGAGTTTTCaaaaggtattataaaaattgaataatgaatGCTATCTTACAAtcttattgtgtattattatttatattatattatgttatttttattttaggagaCATTTTACCAATGAGTTGACAtccaataaaattattcgtttGATATTTCAAGGAAAGGTATTACATGATGATGAAGCTTCACTGAGTAGTTGTGGTCTTCATGATAACTGTGTTGTACACTGCCTTATACATCAGCCACGTCCTACAACTAATGCTCAGCAAACCCCTGATCCTGTAAACCAAGATACTGCTGAGCAACGACTGCCAAACACGATACGTCATGGTCAGCGTCAACCTGGTGGTCCAGTTCAACGTGAATGGAACTTGGCAACATTGTTATCtgctttaatcacaataataatatcattactttGGTATGCCAGAATCCAGTTCTACACATTGTTCTCTTATACATCGACGGGTACACTGGGAATATTGActgcaatttttttattcactgcCTTTCTCACTTATTTGGTGGACAGCGAAGAGCAACAACATCATTTACCACAATTAAGACACAATTAGTGTTATATTTCATTACATCAAATCAAAGTAAGCACAAaagcaaaatgttttaaaatgtatgtaataagaATTGTATAACTACATGGTTTCTAATTTATAcagcaaatattttatttttatttgttttaccaggaccctaaatattatttttaaataattgaactatTCCTCTATAaaaactagttgaattttttatacatgttgtattatgttgttttatttttttttgtctatttagaaattattaacATCAAATTTGTTGTGTATGaatcttatattattcaactcaaaaatgtatataaaaaaaaaactttcaagaattagaaataaaaattttttctggatatttcttcttttcataataaaaaaattaatttgaagcaCATATTTGCATTGTAATAAATCaatcaaaatcaataaattcataacTATATAACTAAAACAAATCCTAAGagttatgtattaaaatgaaaattatattataatgtatatagtatatatatatattactatttactatattagCTTTGTTTGAGATTTAGTTGGTATGtttagattaataataattgtctttttttaaccgttattcaatttattgaatacaatttgttaatttaatatatccaCAAATTTCCtaagtaatacatttatttgatggtagatatatttgttttttttctgatattagttttaaaaataccttaaacTTTATATCAAtgatttgtatttatgtattttgataatattgtagttAATGAAGATAGCTTATAGAAGTATTTTTAAGCActttaatgcattttataaataatatcattaatatatatatgtatacatttgctaaaagagaataaaaaaaatattggttgaTTCAATTTTAGACTTAAAGGGtagatattattacatactttataaataatatgttaattcaaCCATATTCTAAGAAtagaaataaatgtttgttcttcgaaacaaaattgtaatttgattttttaaagttgtatgtttagattataataattggtatttcTAAACATAGTGTTTAGTGAGTACCACTTAATGTCTTATTGTGATCATTAGTTAATATAATCAGGAAATTGCTTTCATGGGTAATGACAACATAATTGTTAATAGTCTATCCCTTAATGGATctaattaattatcatattaagaTGACCCCACTTTATTACTTCAGtacttacaaataaataataatacaaattacagcTCACAACCCAaactaaatatctaataatagtaAAGTTGTGTATATTCCTTTATTGTATTCCAATTATAAACCATCTAGAAATTCGCTCACTCAAACCTGAGTGAAATAAAACTGGGATGTTTGCACCATATGTTGTACATTGTTCATTATCCAAAACCGGGATAATATGGTGATAATTTTACACCAGTTTGGAATAACGAATTTCTAGTATAAcacaaatcataatttattgacaaaataatcagtaaaaatgttaatt
This genomic interval carries:
- the LOC132939970 gene encoding transmembrane and ubiquitin-like domain-containing protein 1, translating into MALVEGFGDEVIQFFGILFVIVLIVLLWMSTQVAEMQIFRGAVFILERRTRRRHHDATRVAPSVPNQSISEQSATETVPLNDVIQTNSTLSNDNPEDKNDNPVATKSDVTEQFDESSQSNDTNDIENEPQIYEDSIRIRLKYLNDNCRLVQGRLQETIGVFKRRHFTNELTSNKIIRLIFQGKVLHDDEASLSSCGLHDNCVVHCLIHQPRPTTNAQQTPDPVNQDTAEQRLPNTIRHGQRQPGGPVQREWNLATLLSALITIIISLLWYARIQFYTLFSYTSTGTLGILTAIFLFTAFLTYLVDSEEQQHHLPQLRHN